A window of the Callospermophilus lateralis isolate mCalLat2 chromosome 7, mCalLat2.hap1, whole genome shotgun sequence genome harbors these coding sequences:
- the LOC143404233 gene encoding LOW QUALITY PROTEIN: uncharacterized protein LOC143404233 (The sequence of the model RefSeq protein was modified relative to this genomic sequence to represent the inferred CDS: substituted 1 base at 1 genomic stop codon): MTAPSGYVSIADQCGLKKNFQGLDYRLVAEGLPHTCERIHTAEKTYKCKECDKAFNQKSCLTQHQKIHTGENSYKCKICGKAFSGNSGFIIHQLIHTSEKPCKCKECVKAFNQKSYLTQHQRIHAGEKPYKCKQCGKAFNQKSNLSKHQKIHTGEKPYKCKECDKDFNQKSHLTQHQIIHNGEKPYNCKECGKAFNQKSNLTQHQRIHTGEKPYKCKECGKAFNQNSCLTQHQIIHTGEKPYKCKECGKAFNRRLYLIQHQRIHTREKPYKCKECGKAFNQKSHLTQHQRIHTGEKPYKRKICGKAFSGNSGFIIHQLIHTGEKPYKCKECVKAFNQKXYLTQHQRIHAGEKPYKCKQCGKAFNQKSNLSKHQKIHTGEKPYKCKECGKAFNQKSYVTQHQRIHTGEKPYKCKECGKAFNQKSYLTQHQRIHTGEKPYKCKECGKTFNQRLYLIQHQRIHTREKPYKCKQCGKAFNKNAYLKHQIIHTGEKPYKCKECGKAFNQKSNLTRHQIIHTEENPYKCKECGKAFNKNSSLSKHQKIHTGEKPYKCKYCGKAFNQRSCLIQQQRINTGEKLYKCKEYGKAFYQRSHISQHKRIHSAEKTHKSKECGKAISIRKISLFTKKFILDKSHINVMNAAKC, encoded by the exons agaattcatactgcaGAGAAaacttacaaatgtaaagaatgtgacaaagcttttaatcaaaaatcATGCCTTACTCAACATCagaaaattcatactggagaaaactcatacaaatgtaaaatatgtggcaaagcttttagtggAAACTCAGGATTTATTATTCACCAGCTAATTCATACTAGTGAAAAGCCatgcaaatgtaaagaatgtgtcaaagcttttaatcaaaaatcataccttactcaacaccagagaattcatgctggggagaaaccatacaaatgtaaacaatgtggaaaagcctttaatcaaaaatcaaaccttagtaaacaccagaaaattcatactggggagaagccatacaaatgtaaagaatgtgacaaagattttaatcaaaaatcacaccttactcAACACCAGATAATTCATAatggagaaaagccatacaattgtaaagaatgtggcaaagcatttaatcaaaaaTCAA accttactcaacaccagagaattcatacgggggagaaaccatacaaatgtaaagaatgtggcaaagcttttaaccAAAATTCATGCCTTACTCAACACCAgataattcatactggagagaagccatacaaatgtaaagaatgtggcaaagcttttaatcgaAGATTATACCTTATacaacaccagagaattcatactagggagaaaccatacaaatgtaaagaatgtggcaaagcttttaatcaaaaatcacaccttactcaacaccagagaattcatactggggAGAAGCCATACAAACGTAAaatatgtggcaaagcttttagtggAAACTCAGGATTTATTATTCACCAGCTAATTCATACTGGtgaaaagccatacaaatgtaaagaatgtgtcaaagcttttaatcaaaaataataccttactcaacaccagagaattcatgctggggagaaaccatacaaatgtaaacaatgtggaaaagcctttaatcaaaaatcaaaccttagtaaacaccagaaaattcatactggggagaagccatacaaatgtaaagaatgtggcaaagcttttaatcaaaaatcatacgttactcaacaccagagaattcatacgggggagaaaccatacaaatgtaaagaatgtggcaaagcttttaatcaaaaatcataccttactcaacaccagagaattcatactggagagaagccatacaaatgtaaagaatgtggcaaaactTTTAATCAAAGATTATACCTTATacaacaccagagaattcatactagggagaaaccatacaaatgtaaacaatgtggcaaagcttttaataaaaATGCATACCTAAAACACCAGATAATTCATACaggagaaaagccatacaaatgtaaagaatgtggcaaagcttttaatcaaaaatcAAACCTTACTAGACACCAGATAATTCATACTGAAGAAaacccatacaaatgtaaagaatgtggcaaagcttttaataaaaATTCAAGCCTTAGTAAACATCAGAAAATTCATACTGGGGAGAAACCATATAAAT GCAAAtactgtggcaaagcttttaatcaaagATCATGCCTTATTCAACAACAGAGAATTAATACTGGGGAAAAGTTATACAAGTGTAAAGAATATGGCAAAGCTTTTTATCAAAGATCACACATTTCTCAACACAAAAGAATTCATAGTGCAGAGAAAACACACAAAagcaaagaatgtggcaaagctattTCTATTAGAAAAATCTCATTGTTCACCAAAAAATTCATACTAGATAAGAGCCATATAAAtgtaatgaatgcagcaaagtgttaA